One stretch of Xanthomonas sp. DAR 35659 DNA includes these proteins:
- the bphP gene encoding bacteriophytochrome BphP — MSATAAPLDMEACAREPIHIPGSIQPHGVLLVIEPADGRIVQASTTAADLLDMPLTDVLGQRYEALLAVQAPTEVSESTHLAYTDVDFPGRATPPRQRWVGAWHLYPEQWLLELEPRDAPLADATLREAFPMLRRLEADNSIDEACQRAAKSLRTLIGYDRVMIYRFDDEWNGDVVAEARAPELESYLGLHYPASDIPAQARALYLRNRVRQIADVGYVPAPIQPTLHPRLRTPADLSDVSLRSVSPVHLEYLANMGVTATLVASIVVNDALWGLIACHHYRPYFCSHEMRDVTDALSRALAGRIGALTAVARARIESVLLTVREKLITNFNEAEMLTADMLDDMASDLLDVVDADGVAVFHGEHVTRHGTVPAVADLARIREQIESSHHEALRHDAVGALHTDQIGDTFPDLADLAPLAAGFIFVPLMPQARSALLWTRREQVRTVNWAGNPQLSKLQDIPNSRLSPRKSFDLWQETVRGRARPWSPLSLESARSLRVLIELMERKRFQQDFALLEASLSRLREPVAIVERGNDGRPSRLAFVNEAFATLFQREIAELIGSELEQLYASDAVPAETQRIATLLRQGRAAYVTLPLRIESAAAVHRQFDFEPLPSPSGVSTHWLLQLRDPR; from the coding sequence ATGAGCGCTACCGCCGCCCCGCTGGACATGGAGGCCTGCGCGCGCGAGCCGATCCATATCCCCGGTTCGATCCAGCCGCACGGCGTGCTGCTGGTGATCGAACCCGCCGATGGCCGCATCGTGCAGGCCAGCACCACCGCCGCCGACCTGCTCGACATGCCGCTCACCGACGTGCTCGGGCAGCGCTACGAGGCATTGCTCGCGGTGCAGGCGCCGACCGAGGTGTCCGAGAGCACCCACCTGGCCTACACCGACGTCGACTTCCCCGGCCGGGCCACCCCGCCGCGGCAGCGCTGGGTCGGTGCCTGGCATCTGTATCCGGAGCAGTGGCTGCTGGAACTGGAGCCGCGCGACGCGCCGCTGGCCGACGCCACCTTGCGCGAGGCCTTCCCGATGCTGCGCCGGCTGGAGGCCGACAACAGCATCGACGAGGCCTGCCAGCGCGCGGCCAAGAGCCTGCGCACGCTGATCGGCTACGACCGGGTGATGATCTACCGCTTCGACGACGAGTGGAACGGCGACGTCGTGGCCGAGGCGCGCGCGCCGGAGCTGGAGTCCTACCTCGGCCTGCACTATCCGGCCAGCGACATTCCGGCGCAGGCGCGCGCCCTGTACCTGCGCAACCGGGTGCGCCAGATCGCCGACGTCGGCTACGTGCCCGCACCGATCCAGCCGACCCTGCATCCGCGCCTGCGCACGCCGGCGGACCTGAGCGACGTCAGCCTGCGCAGCGTCTCCCCGGTGCACCTGGAATACCTGGCCAACATGGGCGTCACCGCCACCCTGGTGGCCTCGATCGTGGTCAACGACGCGCTGTGGGGGCTGATCGCCTGCCACCACTATCGCCCGTACTTCTGCAGCCACGAGATGCGCGACGTCACCGATGCGCTCAGCCGCGCGCTGGCCGGGCGTATCGGCGCGCTGACGGCCGTGGCGCGTGCGCGCATCGAATCGGTGCTGCTGACCGTGCGCGAGAAGCTGATCACCAACTTCAACGAAGCCGAGATGCTGACCGCGGACATGCTCGACGACATGGCCTCGGACCTGCTCGACGTGGTCGATGCCGACGGCGTGGCGGTGTTCCACGGCGAGCACGTCACCCGCCACGGCACCGTGCCGGCCGTCGCCGACCTGGCGCGCATCCGCGAGCAGATCGAGTCCAGCCACCACGAAGCGCTGCGCCACGATGCGGTCGGCGCGCTGCACACCGACCAGATCGGCGACACCTTCCCGGATCTGGCCGACCTGGCGCCGCTGGCGGCCGGCTTCATCTTCGTGCCGCTGATGCCGCAAGCGCGCAGCGCGCTGCTGTGGACCCGTCGCGAACAGGTGCGCACGGTCAACTGGGCCGGCAACCCGCAACTGTCCAAGCTGCAGGACATCCCCAATTCGCGCCTGTCGCCGCGCAAGAGCTTCGACCTGTGGCAGGAAACCGTGCGCGGCCGCGCGCGGCCCTGGTCGCCGTTGAGCCTGGAGTCGGCGCGCAGCCTGCGGGTGCTGATCGAACTAATGGAACGCAAGCGCTTCCAGCAGGACTTCGCGCTGCTGGAGGCCTCGTTGTCGCGGCTGCGCGAGCCGGTGGCGATCGTCGAGCGCGGCAACGACGGCCGGCCCAGTCGCCTGGCCTTCGTCAACGAGGCCTTCGCGACGCTGTTCCAGCGCGAGATCGCCGAACTGATCGGCAGCGAGCTGGAGCAGCTGTACGCCAGCGACGCGGTCCCCGCCGAGACCCAGCGCATCGCCACCCTGCTGCGCCAGGGACGCGCCGCCTACGTGACCTTGCCGCTGCGCATCGAGTCCGCCGCCGCGGTGCACCGCCAGTTCGATTTCGAACCGCTGCCCAGTCCGTCCGGCGTCTCCACGCATTGGCTACTGCAGCTGCGCGACCCGCGCTGA
- a CDS encoding benzoate/H(+) symporter BenE family transporter, with protein sequence MQVPSTPGRAFWRDASLPALVAGFVTVLVGFASSAVIVFQAAQTMGASQAQIASWMWALGLGMGITCIVLSLRYRMPVVTAWSTPGAAMLISSGGGVSLSDATGAFVLAALLSAVVGFSGLFERTIRRIPVSLASAMLAGVLLRFGLDVFVAMQTRLGMALAMFAVYLLGRRAFPRYAVIATLAVGIAVAAGSGTLHLEAAQLSLAKPAFVWPTLSWQALFGIALPMFVVTMASQNLPGVAVIRASGYAVPISPTIGWIGVVNVLLAPFGAYGLSLAAITAAICMGREAHEDPQRRYVAAVFAGAFYLLIGLFGATVAALFAAFPKELVMAIAGIALFGTIGNSLATALKEEGEREPALITFLVTTSGLSLFGIGAAFWGLLAGAATSLLWRRPR encoded by the coding sequence ATGCAGGTGCCCTCCACTCCTGGACGCGCCTTCTGGCGCGACGCTTCCCTGCCGGCGCTGGTCGCCGGCTTCGTCACCGTGCTGGTCGGCTTCGCCAGTTCGGCGGTGATCGTGTTCCAGGCGGCGCAGACGATGGGCGCGTCGCAGGCGCAGATCGCCTCGTGGATGTGGGCGCTGGGACTGGGCATGGGCATCACCTGCATCGTCCTGTCGTTGCGCTACCGGATGCCGGTGGTCACCGCCTGGTCCACTCCGGGCGCGGCGATGCTGATCAGCAGCGGCGGCGGCGTGTCGCTGTCCGATGCGACCGGCGCGTTCGTGCTGGCGGCGCTGCTCAGCGCCGTCGTCGGATTCTCCGGCCTCTTCGAACGGACCATCCGGCGCATTCCGGTGTCGCTGGCGTCGGCGATGCTGGCCGGCGTGTTGCTGCGCTTCGGCCTGGACGTGTTCGTCGCGATGCAGACCCGGCTCGGCATGGCGCTGGCGATGTTCGCGGTCTATCTGCTGGGGCGGCGCGCGTTTCCGCGCTACGCGGTGATCGCGACACTGGCGGTGGGGATCGCGGTCGCCGCCGGCAGCGGCACGCTGCACCTGGAGGCCGCGCAGTTGAGCCTGGCGAAGCCGGCATTCGTCTGGCCGACGCTGTCCTGGCAGGCGCTGTTCGGCATCGCGCTGCCCATGTTCGTGGTGACAATGGCCTCGCAGAACCTGCCCGGCGTGGCGGTGATCCGCGCCTCCGGCTACGCGGTGCCGATCTCGCCGACGATCGGTTGGATCGGCGTGGTCAACGTGCTGCTGGCGCCGTTCGGCGCCTACGGACTGAGCCTGGCGGCGATCACCGCGGCGATCTGCATGGGCCGCGAGGCGCACGAGGACCCGCAGCGACGCTACGTGGCCGCGGTGTTCGCCGGGGCGTTCTATCTGCTGATCGGCTTGTTCGGCGCGACCGTGGCGGCGCTGTTCGCCGCGTTCCCGAAGGAACTGGTGATGGCGATCGCCGGCATCGCGCTGTTCGGCACCATCGGCAACAGCCTGGCCACGGCGCTGAAGGAGGAGGGCGAACGCGAGCCGGCGTTGATCACCTTCCTGGTCACCACGTCGGGACTGTCGCTGTTCGGCATCGGCGCGGCGTTCTGGGGGCTGCTGGCCGGCGCGGCGACCTCGCTGCTATGGCGGCGCCCGCGTTGA